A window from Salarias fasciatus chromosome 11, fSalaFa1.1, whole genome shotgun sequence encodes these proteins:
- the LOC115397268 gene encoding LOW QUALITY PROTEIN: dynein heavy chain 8, axonemal-like (The sequence of the model RefSeq protein was modified relative to this genomic sequence to represent the inferred CDS: inserted 13 bases in 11 codons; deleted 5 bases in 4 codons), producing MDTQDKYPKITNEDAFRLTTTTDLDLSKLASQDDTAEEVDIKQLEDILNGWQKQIELVLVNSKLLRREVASGGPLTELKHWQQKSSLLNSIFSQIRGSECQAVVMLLCRSRPSKLREWLELDARLIVQAHRAKAYEKLLSSLYEAFEPLYSFNPPALMQIIPRIFIATDLIHRFSPYDDTSENVSALLVQVTDQLVTQCRSYVTDNNTCPVWSQDPKDLVRKIQDCNRLHQEYKSCFQQTTAQSEERDGINALKVSEEKVFCQLGDFCRKLEMITQTLSVLETFDCLGNADIKGMKPLAQQINTLSSSLKGKPYDALAPGETQFQKDFEAFLKDVRNFENRLQEFMRWSFSEVDSWDQASSLMKRFQSLKIPCLDAQINNIFSEVLLKIYASDLLRVKLVFDRQNDNPPLKSNEPPVAGRIRWARDLFTTIEEPISFIKENSDVLSGPGGQDVIRMYNRTAAGLVKFECFHHQAWFDEASKLDLGILNVTLLVCHPTTKKFFVNFDPVLTEIMEETKSLNSMDLEVPKNALQLMEYTLLIGATLFIWSCSYLDKYFQDLDAALSELTTLAGKVRGISEKHIDTNLQDMSGTLLLELPEDASSVQRLTDLNKRHCQQCVKRLELHCRHLERAMEELSDVLRPSSSEEEPSAEFQLVKPNVVLAPTADEIQQAVNQLILLVLDVSKGVLWSPEFSHGHTKKKDNLFDRVSKQRDVEKAVALLKQGLGSQMEKTRDVLQQFEPFREIWDQDKDVTVKEFFDSSPSLTQVQADLQRYDSVEDNIQDIKAVLVSGFMEISTGELKSFLSAETSAWKELLCRSLREEYQKKTTDLRAQGDQYLALLSQPLVDLKDALRASKTLTDLQEAELDIHTTLTSIKDAYELLMQSEAEVTQEEALGVKKLRQFFDKLKSKASSVQEKFVSLQPQLSVDLLQSVAVFKHDVPAFMKEYETEGPGVEGIAPQEASRRFHAFQARFEGLWDNFNLYSSGERLLGLPVTRYPALHATKKELDLLQKLYGVFDAAMSKISGHCSTLWTEVDITTIKAELLEFQNRCRRLPSALRDGQSFLNVKQTIDDFSELCPLLEMMADKAMIKRHWQQITDLTGHRFEVESDAFTLQNVVEAPLLEHKDDIEDICICAVKEKDIEEKLSQVKEVWLEQRLSLTTFKQRGELLLNPGETTEILTLLEDGLMVLSSLLTNRYCSFYKAEVQDWSSKLLTCSDVIEQWCVVQNLCVYLEAVFVGGDIAKDLPQEEERFQNIDKSWVEVMERAQKVPNVVECCAGEPTLAKRLPGLQKELEYCQKSLAVYLEKKRMLFPRFFFVSDPSLLEILGQASDSHTIQPHLLGLFDNVNEVEFDATEYDKILSVRSREGEELPLIQPVVAQGPVEQWLGQLLVQQQASLHSRIREADAEIMEGDLELIPFLDKFQAQVGLLGIQMLWTLDAEEALEQAESNKKIMRDTKQQFLSMLATLIKQTTHDLSKFDRVKYETLVTIHLHQSDIFNDLVAKRIRGFKDFEWLKQTRFYYSPNSDKVFVPITDVIFVYQNEFLGCTDRLVITPLTDRCYITLAQALGMSMGGAPAGPAGTGKTETVKDMGRCLGKYVVVFNCSDQMDFRGXGRIYKGLAMSGSWGCFDEFNRIDLPVLSVAAQQMNVILAARKNQQSTFVFTDGDRVDLNPEFGLFITMNPGYAGRQELPENLKVLFRTVSMMVPDGRLIIMRVKLASCGFNQNTILARKFFVLYKLCEEQLTKQVHYDFGLRNILSVLRTLGACKRERPDDXESSIVMRVLRDMNLSKLVDEDEPLFLSLINDLFPGIRLDGSTYTDLQAAVSIRWSWPGLVNHPPWNLKLVSAVQAMLVRTRLMTXGPSGSRGRPAPSTSSMRALNECGSPHREMXMNPKAITAPQCFGRGAALDAATNDWTDGIFLHPVEEDAQAKKGEFIWLVLDGPVDXIWIENLNSVLDDNKXLTLANGDRIPMVAQLQLVFEVHTWRTPPPATVSRLGMVFMSSSALGWKPILQGWARKRTAQEXQSILGLYSKIFKDVYVFMKQNLKPKMELLECNYLTQSVNILEGLLPTTEVPGFAGSKHLERLFVFSLMWSVGALLELEDRDKLEAYIRSHGSHIDVPLKQPGETMFEYMVNPEGDWCHWNEHVGEYVYPTDHVPDYTSILVPNVDNTRTAFLLEAIAKQRKAVLLIGEQGTAKTVMIKGFTKKFXPETDLFKSLNFSSATEPSCFRTLESYIEKRIGSTYGPPGGRRMTVFVDDINMPVVNEWGDQITNEIVRQMMEMSGMYNLDKPGDFTTVKDVQILAAMIHPGGGRNDIPQRLKRQFTVFNCTLPSNASIDKIFGVIGCGYFHGCRNFTSSVTNTVKSLVSAGRILWQWTKAKMLPTPSKFHYIFNLRDLSRIWQGMLTIRAEECGDVPTLLALFKSECTRVIADRFICSEDREWFDESLTRVIKDHVDPRLVSELHPEPFFVDFFRDAPEPTDEDDEDACFDAPKVYELVPNFEFLSEKLKFYQTQHNEMVRGSSLDLVFFKDAMTHLVKISRIIRTDGGNAMLVGVGGSGKQSLTRLASYIAGYDIFRITLTKTYNMSNFMDDLKDLYKTAGAEGKGITFVFTDGDIKDEAFLEYLNNILSSGEISNLFAKDEIQEITQNLIPAMKKESPRTPPTFDNLYDFFISRARKNLHVVLCFSPVGPKFRSRALKFPGLISGCTMDWFTPWPAEALAAVANHFLSDFPMDCPAEVKSAVVTTMGTYHDKVADVCEQYFERFRRRTHVTPKSFLSFINCYKTVYAEKHESINTLAERMNVGLFKLVEANESVAKLSEELVVKEKELAVASAKADEVVAEVTVSAEAATVVKNEVEKVKDKAQKIVEGIERERAIAEEKLEAARPALEEAEAALNTIKPSDIATVRRLAKPPKLIMTIMDCVLILFKKKTDCTVSQDAKMSPSWPQALKLMSAPGFLLSLQNFQKDTITDEVVALLEPYFALPEYTMENARKVCSNVAGLLAWTRAMATYYHINKEVVPLKANLAIQESKLEEANEKLDQANAQLAEKEAEFNKVKAKHDAAVKEKQDLEDDAKRCKNKMQAATELIDGLSGERERWTEQSKQFKSQINRLVGDVLQLAGFLSYCGPFNQRFRDILLKTVWEAELRKADIPFSKDLDILSALVDPATISEWNLXGLPGDDLSVQNGIVVTKSTRYPLLIDPQTQGRLGSRKEEANSLQVTSLNHKFFRTHLEECLSLGRPLLIEDISEELDPALDNVLEKNFIKSGTSFKVKVGDKEVDIMDGFKLYITTKLPNPAYTPEISAKMSIIDFTVNQKGLENQLLGRVILTEKYELEERRLKLIEDVAADKRTMQELEDNLLYKLSTTKGSLVDDESMIGILNTTKXTAAEVSDKLSEAADSEXMINKAQAEYRPVATRGSILYFLITEMSMVNVMYQTSLSQFLRVFDLSLERSDKSRKTKRIKNTSTTCATKTHNL from the exons ATGGATACTCAAGACAAGT ACCCCAAGATAACAAACGAAGACGCCTTTCGtctgacaacaacaacagacttGGATCTCTCAAAGCTGGCCTCCCAGGATGATACGGCTGAGGAAGTTGacatcaaacagctggaggacatCCTGAATGGGTGGCAAAAACAGATTGAGCTG GTCCTGGTGAACAGTAAACTGCTGAGGAGAGAGGTGGCCTCCGGAGGGCCCCTGACTGAGTTAAAACACTGGCAACAGAAATCTTCACTCCTGAACTCCATCTTCAGCCAGATCAGAGGCTCCGAGTGTCAGGCGGTGGTCATGCTACTCTGCCGCAGCCGTCCCTCAAAGCTGCGG GAGTGGCTGGAGCTCGATGCCAGACTCATCGTCCAAGCTCACAGGGCAAAAGCATACGAGAAGCTGCTGAGCAGCCTTTACGAAGCCTTTGAGCCGCTGTACAGCTTCAACCCG CCTGCTCTGATGCAGATCATTCCGAGGATCTTCATTGCCACCGATTTGATTCACCGCTTCTCACCGTACGATGACACgagtgaaaatgtttctgcGCTGCTCGTCCAG GTCACAGATCAGCTGGTCACGCAGTGCAGATCATACGTCACCGACAACAACACGTGTCCCGTTTGGAGCCAAGATCCAAAGGACCTCGTCAGGAAAATTCAG GACTGTAACCGTCTGCATCAAGAGTACAAGTCCTGCTTCCAGCAAACAACGGCTCAGTCAGAGGAGAGAGACGGGATCAACGCCCTCAAGGTTTCAGAGGAAAAAGTCTTCTGCCAGCTTGGGGATTTCTGCAGGAAGCTGGAGATG ATCACACAGACTCTGTCCGTGCTGGAGACCTTTGACTGTCTGGGAAACGCAGACATCAAGGGCATGAAGCCTCTGGCCCAACAGATCAACACCTTGTCCTCCAGCCTGAAGGGGAAGCCGTACGACGCGTTGGCTCCCGGAGAAACGCAGTTCCAAAAGGATTTTGAGGCGTTTCTGAAAGATGTCAGGAACTTTGAG AATCGGCTGCAGGAATTCATGCGTTGGTCTTTCTCAGAAGTGGATTCATGGGACCAAGCTTCCTCTCTCATGAAGCG ATTTCAGAGCCTCAAAATTCCCTGTCTGGACGCACAGATCAACAACATCTTCAGCGAGGTTCTCCTGAAGATTTACGCCTCAGATTTACTGCGTGTGAAACTG gtgtttgaccgtcagaaTGACAACCCTCCATTAAAGAGCAACGAGCCTCCTGTGGCCGGAAGGATCCGCTGGGCTCGGGACCTCTTCACAACAATCGAGGAGCCCATATCCTTCATCAAA GAGAACTCTGACGTCCTCTCCGGCCCGGGGGGGCAAGACGTGATCCGGATGTACAACCGGACTGCTGCCGGCTTGGTGaagtttgagtgttttcacCACCAGGCGTGGTTCGACGAAGCGTCCAAGCTGGATCTGG GAATCCTGAATGTCACTCTGTTGGTCTGTCACCCGACAACAAAGAAGTTCTTTGTCAACTTCGATCCAGTGCTCACTGAGATCATGGAGGAGACCAAGTCTTTGAACAGCATGGATCTGGAGGTCCCCAAAAACGCTCTGCAGTTG ATGGAATACACACTCCTCATAGGCGCCACACTGTTCATCTGGTCGTGCTCATACCTGGACAAGTACTTCCAAGATTTGGATGCCGCTTTGTCCGAGCTCACGACGCTTGCAGGAAAG GTGCGAGGCATCAGTGAGAAGCACATCGACACCAATCTCCAGGACATGTCTGGGACTTTACTCCTCGAGCTTCCAGAAGATGCGTCCTCAGTCCAGCGCCTGACCGACCTGAACAAG CGCCACTGCCAGCAGTGTGTGAAGAGACTGGAGCTGCACTGCAGACACCTGGAGAGAGCCATGGAGGAGCTGAGTGACGTGCTGCGACCGtccagcagtgaggaggagcctTCTGCAG AGTTCCAGCTCGTCAAACCCAACGTG GTACTGGCTCCCACTGCGGACGAGATCCAACAGGCCGTAAATCAACTCATCCTCCTGGTGCTGGATGTGAGCAAAGGGGTTTTGTGGTCTCCAGAGTTCAGCCACGGTCACACAAAGA AAAAGGACAACTTGTTTGACCGTGTTTCCAAACAACGAGACGTGGAGAAGGCCGTCGCCTTACTGAAGCAAGGCCTCGGCTCCCAGATGGAGAAAACCCGAGACGTCCTCCAACAGTTTGAGCCCTTCAGAGAGATCTGGGACCAGGACAAGGACGTCACTGTCAAG GAGTTCTTCGACAGCAGCCCATCTTTAACCCAGGTCCAGGCTGACCTCCAGCGCTACGACTCAGTGGAGGACAACATTCAGGACATCAAGGCCGTCCTCGTTTCAGGCTTCATGGAGATCTCAACAGGTGAGCTGAAGTCGTTCCTCTC CGCCGAGACCAGCGCCTGGAAGGAGctgctctgcagaagcctgagAGAGGAGTACCAGAAGAAGACCACGGACCTCCGGGCGCAGGGCGACCAGTACCTGGCGCTGCTGTCACAGCCTTTGGTTGACCTGAAAGATGCGCTTCGTGCCTCAAAGACGCTGACTGACCTGCAAGAGGCAGAACTGGACATCCACACCACGCTGACCTCTATCAAG GACGCCTACGAACTCCTGATGCAGAGTGAAGCGGAGGTGACCCAGGAAGAAGCGCTGGGAGTTAAAAAGCTCAGGCAGTTCTTCGACAAGCTCAAGTCTAAAGCC AGTTCAGTGCAGGAGAAGTTTGTCAGTTTGCAGCCCCAGTTGAGTGTGGACCTCCTGCAGAGTGTGGCTGTTTTCAAACACGACGTTCCTGCGTTCATGAAGGAGTATGAGACT GAAGGTCCAGGGGTCGAGGGAATCGCTCCGCAGGAGGCCAGCCGCAGGTTCCACGCCTTTCAG GCTCGGTTTGAGGGGTTATGGGACAATTTCAACTTGTActcatcaggagagcggcttttGGGTCTGCCAGTCACACGGTATCCTGCGCTCCACGCCACCAA GAAAGAGCTGGACCTGCTTCAGAAGCTGTACGGTGTGTTCGACGCGGCGATGAGTAAGATCAGCGGCCACTGCAGCACCTTGTGGACAGAGGTGGACATCACAACCATCAAAGCAGAACTTTTGGAGTTCCAGAAcag GTGCCGGCGGCTCCCCAGTGCTCTGAGGGACGGGCAGTCCTTCCTGAACGTGAAGCAGACCATTGACGACTTCAGCGAGTTGTGTCCTCTGCTGGAAATGATGGCAGACAAAGCAATGATAAAGAGACACTGGCAGCAGATCACAGACTTGACCGGGCACCGGTTCGAGGTGGAGTCGGATGCGTTCACTCTGCAGAATGTCGTGGAAGCGCCTCTGTTGGAGCACAAGGACGACATCGAG GACATCTGCATATGTGCCGTGAAGGAGAAGGACATCGAAGAGAAGCTGTCCCAAGTGAAGGAGGTGTGGCTGGAGCAGAGGCTGAGCCTGACCACATtcaagcagagaggagagctgctgctgaatccAGGCGAAACGACGGAAATCCTCACACTTCTGGAAGACGGCCTGATGGTGCTGAGCTCGCTGCTCACCAAcag ATACTGCAGCTTCTACAAAGCAGAGGTCCAGGACTGGAGCTCCAAGCTGCTGACGTGCTCCGACGTGATCGAGCAGTGGTGCGTGGTCCAGAACCTGTGTGTCTACCTGGAAGCCGTGTTCGTGGGAGGAGACATCGCCAAGGATCTTCCTCAG GAAGAGGAGCGTTTCCAGAATATCGACAAGTCctgggtggaggtgatggagcgAGCGCAGAAGGTCCCGAATGTGGTGGAGTGCTGCGCAGGCGAGCCCACTCTGGCCAAACGGCTGCCCGGCCTGCAGAAAGAGCTGGAATACTGTCAGAAATCTCTGGCAGT GTACCTGGAGAAGAAAAGA ATGCTGTTTCCACGGTTCTTCTTCGTCTCTGATCCGTCTCTTTTGGAA ATTCTTGGACAAGCCAGCGACTCTCACACGATTCAG CCGCATCTCCTCGGACTGTTTGACAACGTGAATGAAGTCGAGTTTGATGCAACAGAATATGACAAGATTCTGAGTGTTCGCTCCCGAGAAGGAGAGGAGCTGCCG ctgatcCAGCCCGTCGTGGCCCAGGGACCGGTGGAGCAGTGGCTCGGCCAGCTGTTGGTGCAGCAGCAGGCTTCGTTACACTCCAGGATCAGAGAAGCCGACGCGGAGATCATGGAGGGAGACTTGGAACTCATCCCCTTCCTCGACAAGTTCCAGGCGCAG GTGGGACTGCTGGGAATCCAGATGCTCTGGACACTGGATGCTGAGGAGGCTCTGGAACAAGCAGAATCCAATAAGAAGATCATGCGTGACACCaagcagcagtttctcagcatgCTGGCGACACTGATCAAGCAGACCACCCACGACCTGAGCAAATTCGACCGAGTGAAATACGAGACGCTGGTGACGATCCACCTGCACCAGAGCGACATATTCAACGACCTG GTTGCAAAGCGCATTAGAGGTTTCAAAGACTTTGAATGGCTGAAGCAGACCAGATTTTACTACAGCCCAAACTCGGATAAGGTCTTCGTCCCCATCACCGACGTGATCTTCGTGTACCAGAACGAGTTCCTGGGCTGCACCGACCGCCTGGTCATCACTCCACTCACCGACAG ATGCTACATCACGCTGGCCCAGGCTCTGGGAATGAGCATGGGAGGAGCGCCCGCCGGGCCCGCCGGCACCGGGAAGACTGAGACCGTGAAAGACATGGGCCGCTGCCTGGGCAAGTACGTGGTGGTGTTCAACTGCTCCGACCAGATGGACTTCAGAG TCGGAAGGATATATAAAG GCCTCGCCATGTCCGGATCGTGGGGCTGCTTCGACGAGTTCAACAGAATCGACCTGCCGGTTCTCTCCGTGGCCGCTCAGCAGATGAACGTCATTCTGGCGGCGCGCAAGAATCAGCAGAGCACCTTTGTCTTCACTGACGGAGACCGCGTGGATCTGAACCCGGAGTTCGGACTGTTCATCACCATG AATCCCGGGTACGCGGGCCGCCAGGAGCTCCCCGAAAACCTGAAGGTGCTGTTCAGGACCGTGTCCATGATGGTTCCAGACGGCAGGTTG ATCATCATGAGAGTCAAGCTGGCCAGCTGTGGCTTCAACCAGAACACCATCTTAGCCCGGAAGTTCTTCGTTCTGTACAAACTCTGCGAGGAACAACTCACCAAACAG GTCCACTACGACTTTGGGCTGAGGAACATTCTGTCGGTGCTCAGAACGCTCGGCGCCTGTAAAAGAGAAAGACCCGACG CAGAGTCCAGCATCGTGATGAGAGTGCTGCGCGACATGAACCTGTCTAAACTG gtGGATGAGGATGAGCCGCTCTTCCTCAGTCTGATCAACGACCTGTTTCCTGGCATCCGGCTGGACGGAAGCACCTACACTGACCTCCAAGCTGCCGTGTCCATCAGGTGGAGCTGGCCGGGCCTCGTC AACCACCCGCCCTGGAACCTCAAGCTGGTCTCAG CTGTACAGGCCATGCTTGTTCGCACACGGCTGATGA TTGGGCCGAGCGGAAGCCGGGGAAGACCAGCTCCATCAACATCCTCTATGCGAGCTTTGAATGAATGTGGGAGTCCGCACCGGGAGA AGATGAATCCCAAAGCGATCACAGCTCCGCAATGTTTCGGCCGG GGTGCGGCCCTGGACGCAGCCACCAACGACTGGACGGACGGGATCTTTCTCCACCCTGTGGAGGAGGACGCTCAAGCGAAGAAAG GTGAATTCATCTGGCTCGTGCTGGACGGGCCCGTGG CCATATGGATCGAAAATCTCAACTCTGTGCTGGACGACAACA AACTGACCCTGGCGAACGGCGACCGCATCCCGATGGTCGCCCAACTGCAGCTGGTGTTCGAGGTGCACACATGGAGAACGCCTCCCCCTGCCACCGTGTCCCGGCTGGGCATGGTCTTCATGAGCTCGTCTGCTCTCGGCTGGAAGCCCATCCTCCAG ggcTGGGCTCGCAAGCGCACCGCGCAGGA GCAAAGCATTTTGGGTTTGTACAGCAAGATCTTCAAGGACGTCTACGTGTTCATGAAGCAGAACCTGAAACCCAAAATGGAGCTGTTGGAGTGCAACTACCTGACGCAG TCGGTGAACATCCTGGAGGGCCTCCTCCCCACCACGGAAGTTCCCGGCTTCGCTGGTAGCAAACACCTGGAGCGCCTCTTTGTCTTCTCGCTCATGTGGAGTGTGGGagcgctgctggagctggaggaccgGGACAAGCTGGAGGCCTACATCAGGAGCCACGGCAGCCACATCGACGTGCCTCTGAAGCAGCCCGGAGAAACGATGTTCGAGTACATGGTCAACCCCGAAG GTGACTGGTGTCATTGGAACGAGCACGTTGGGGAATACGTGTATCCAACCGACCACGTGCCGGACTACACCTCCATTCTTGTGCCCAACGTGGACAACACGAGGACGGCGTTCCTGCTGGAGGCGATCGCCAAACAGCGCAAG GCCGTCCTGCTGATCGGCGAACAAGGAACAGCGAAGACAGTGATGATCAAAGGCTTCACCAAGAAAT GACCGGAGACCGACCTCTTCAAGTCCCTCAACTTCTCCTCCGCCACAGAACCGTCATGTTTCAG AACCCTGGAAAGCTACATCGAGAAGAGGATTGGCAGCACTTACGGACCTCCGGGAGGACGCAGGATGACCGTCTTCGTCGATGACATCAACATGCCTGTTGTGAACGAATGGGGAGACCAG ATCACCAACGAGATCGTGCGTCAGATGATGGAAATGAGCGGCATGTACAACCTGGACAAGCCGGGAGACTTCACCACTGTGAAGGACGTCCAGATCCTGGCTGCCATGATTCACCCGGGCGGCGGGAGGAACGACATCCCGCAGCGACTCAAGAGACAGTTCACCGTCTTCAACTGCACGCTGCCGTCAAACGCCTCCATCGACAAGATCtttg GCGTCATCGGCTGTGGATATTTCCATGGATGCAGGAATTTCACCAGTAGCGTCACAAACACGGTGAAGTCCCTGGTGTCCGCTGGGAGGATTCTGTGGCAGTGGACAAAG gcCAAAATGCTTCCGACACCGTCCAAGTTCCACTACATCTTCAACTTGAGAGATCTGTCCAGGATTTGGCAGGGCATGCTGAccatcagagcagaggagtgtgGCGATGTCCCCACTCTCCTGGCTCTGTTCAAGAGTGAATGTACCCGAGTGATCGCAGACAG GTTCATTTGCTCCGAGGACAGAGAGTGGTTCGACGAGTCCCTGACCCGTGTCATCAAGGACCACGTGGACCCGAGGCTCGTCTCGGAGCTTCACCCCGAGCCCTTCTTTGTGGACTTCTTCCGAGACGCACCCGAACCCACCGACGAAGACGATGAGGACGCCTGCTTTGACGCTCCCAAAGTTTATGAGCTG GTCCCCAACTTTGAGTTTTTGTCGGAGAAGCTGAAGTTTTATCAGACTCAGCACAACGAAATGGTCCGAGGCTCCAGCTTGGACCTGGTtttcttcaaagatgcaatGACTCATCTTGTCAAG ATCTCCAGAATCATTCGAACTGACGGTGGGAACGCCATGCTGGTGGGAGTGGGAGGATCAGGGAAGCAGAGCCTGACTCGCCTGGCTTCATACATCGCCGGATACGACATCTTCCGGATTACTCTGACCAA AACATATAACATGAGCAATTTCATGGACGACCTGAAGGATCTGTACAAGACAGCCGGCGCCGAGGGAAAAGGAATCACCTTCGTCTTCACGGACGGCGACATCAAGGACGAGGCTTTCCTGGAGTACCTCAACAACATTCTGTCTTCAGGAGAG ATTTCCAATCTGTTCGCCAAAGACGAGATTCAAGAGATCACCCAGAATCTGATCCCAGCGATGAAGAAGGAGTCTCCCCGAACTCCGCCAACGTTCGACAACCTGTACGACTTCTTCATATCCCGAGCACGGAAGAATCTGCACGTggttctctgtttctctccg GTGGGACCCAAGTTTCGGTCCCGGGCGCTGAAGTTTCCCGGCTTGATTTCCGGCTGCACCATGGACTGGTTCACTCCGTGGCCCGCCGAGGCTCTGGCGGCCGTGGCCAATCACTTCCTGTCCGATTTTCCGATGGACTGCCCAGCCGAGGTGAAGTCTGCTGTGGTGACCACCATGGGAACCTACCACGACAAAGTGGCCGACGTCTGCGAGCAATACTTTGAAAG gtTCCGACGGAGGACTCACGTCACCCCCAAGTCCTTCCTGTCATTCATAAATTGTTATAAGACGGTGTATGCCGAAAAGCACGAGTCCATCAACACCCTGGCAGAGCGCATGAATGTCG GGTTGTTCAAACTGGTGGAGGCCAACGAGTCGGTGGCAAAGCTGTCAGAAGAGCTGGtggtgaaggagaaggagctggcTGTAGCGTCTGCTAAAGCCGACGAG GTGGTGGCAGAGGTGACGGTCAGCGCCGAGGCGGCCACCGTAGTCAAGAACGAGGTGGAGAAGGTGAAGGATAAAGCCCAGAAGATCGTGGAAGGGATCGAGAGGGAGAGAGCTATCGCAGAGGAGAAACTGGAAGCTGCCAGACCAGCGCTGGAAGAGGCGGAAGCTGCACTCAAC ACCATCAAGCCATCTGATATTGCCACGGTGAGAAGGCTGGCCAAGCCTCCAAAGCTGATCATGACCATTATGGACTGCGTCCTGATTCTGTTCAAGAAGAAGACGGACTGCACCGTTTCTCAAGACGCCAAAATGTCGCCCTCATGGCCCCAGGCCTTGAAG CTCATGAGCGCCCCGGGTTTCCTGCTGTCCCTGCAAAACTTCCAGAAGGACACGATCACTGACGAGGTCGTGGCCCTGCTGGAGCCCTACTTCGCCCTGCCGGAATACACCATGGAAAACGCCAGGAAAGTGTGCTCCAATGTGGCTGGCCTGTTAGCCTGGACCCGTGCGATGGCGACCTACTACCACATCAATAAGGAAGTGGTGCCACTCAAG gctaactTGGCCATTCAGGAAAGCAAGCTGGAAGAGGCTAATGAGAAGCTGGACCAGGCTAACGCTCAGCTGGCTGAGAAGGAAGCAGAGTTCAACAAAGTCAAAGCCAAGCATGACGCCGCCGTGAAGGAGAAGCAG GACCTGGAGGACGACGCTAAACGCTGCAAGAATAAAATGCAGGCTGCAACGGAGCTCATTGATGGCCTGAGTGGGGAGAGAGAACGCTGGACGGAGCAGAGCAAACAGTTCAAATCGCAGATAAACAG GCTCGTCGGCGACGTCCTCCAGCTGGCCGGCTTCCTGTCGTACTGCGGGCCGTTCAACCAGCGTTTCCGTGACATCCTGCTGAAGACGGTGTGGGAGGCGGAGCTGAGGAAGGCCGACATCCCTTTCTCAAAAGACCTGGACATCCTCTCTGCCCTCGTGGACCCTGCAACT ATCAGTGAGTGGAACC CAGGACTCCCAGGAGATGACTTGTCTGTGCAGAACGGCATAGTCGTCACTAAATCCACCAGATACCCGCTCCTCATCGACCCCCAGACTCAGGGAAGGCTTGGATCAAGAAAAGAAGAGGCCAACTCGCTGCAG GTGACGTCGCTCAACCACAAGTTCTTCCGCACTCACCTGGAGGAATGTCTCTCTCTGGGACGCCCGCTGCTCATCGAGGACATCAGCGAGGAGCTGGACCCGGCTCTGGACAACGTCCTGGAGAAGAACTTCATCAAGTCTGGGACCAGCTTCAAG GTCAAAGTGGGAGACAAAGAGGTGGACATAATGGACGGCTTCAAGCTCTACATCACCACCAAACTGCCCAATCCAGCGTACACCCCCGAGATCAGCGCCAAGATGTCCATCATCGACTTCACTGTGAACCAgaagggcctggagaaccagctgCTGGGCCGCGTCATCCTCACAGAGAAATAC GAACTGGAGGAAAGGAGACTGAAGCTCATCGAGGACGTAGCTGCCGATAAGAGGACCATGCAGGAGCTGGAAGACAACCTGCTGTACAAACTCAGCACCACTAAAG GCTCCCTGGTCGACGACGAGTCCATGATCGGCATCCTGAACACCACCA ACACCGCCGCCGAGGTCAGCGACAAGCTCAGCGAGGCGGCCGACTCCGA GATGATCAACAAGGCTCAGGCGGAGTATCGTCCTGTGGCCACTCGGGGCAGCATCCTGTACTTCCTCATCACAGAAATGAGCATGGTCAACGTCATGTACCAGACCTCCCTCAGCCAGTTCCTCAGAGTCTTCGATCTGTCGCTGGAGAG GTCTGACAAGTCCCGGAAAACCAAGCGGATCAAGAACACATCAACTACCTGC GCTACGAAGACTCATAACCTCTGA